The following are from one region of the Hydrogenophaga sp. BPS33 genome:
- a CDS encoding ArsC family reductase: MITLYGIPNCDTVKKARAWLTEHGVDVTFHDFKKQGVPEAALDRWLAAAGWETVLNRKGTTWRQLDEATRSAVADAASARAVALANPSVIKRPVVEWADGITVGFNAADWQRRI; this comes from the coding sequence ATGATCACCCTCTATGGCATCCCCAATTGCGACACCGTGAAGAAGGCGCGCGCCTGGCTCACCGAGCATGGCGTCGACGTCACCTTTCACGACTTCAAGAAACAAGGCGTGCCCGAGGCGGCGCTGGACCGCTGGTTGGCCGCGGCGGGCTGGGAAACCGTGCTCAACCGCAAAGGCACCACTTGGCGCCAGCTCGACGAGGCGACGCGCTCGGCCGTGGCCGATGCCGCCAGCGCCCGCGCGGTGGCACTGGCCAACCCCAGCGTGATCAAGCGCCCGGTGGTCGAGTGGGCCGACGGCATTACCGTGGGCTTCAACGCCGCGGACTGGCAGCGCCGCATCTGA
- the ppnP gene encoding pyrimidine/purine nucleoside phosphorylase → MSTTQFDGVTVNTQASVYFDGKCVSHGITFADGTKKSVGVVLPATLTFNTGAPEIMECVAGGCEYQLAGTSEWKKSGPGEKFSVPGNSSFQIRVTEPYHYICHFG, encoded by the coding sequence ATGAGCACCACCCAATTCGACGGCGTGACCGTCAACACCCAGGCCAGCGTGTACTTCGACGGCAAATGCGTCAGCCACGGCATCACCTTTGCCGATGGCACGAAAAAGTCGGTCGGTGTGGTGCTGCCCGCCACGCTCACCTTCAACACCGGCGCGCCCGAAATCATGGAATGCGTGGCTGGCGGCTGCGAATACCAACTGGCCGGCACCAGCGAGTGGAAGAAGTCCGGCCCCGGCGAGAAGTTCAGCGTGCCCGGCAACAGCAGCTTCCAGATCCGCGTGACCGAGCCCTACCACTACATCTGCCACTTCGGCTGA